The Agrococcus carbonis genome has a window encoding:
- the bcp gene encoding thioredoxin-dependent thiol peroxidase encodes MTHLEPGMPAPEFTLPDQDGASVSLADLRGRKAIVYFYPEAMTVACKQQACDFRDRLPDLSSHGYAVVGISRDPVEKLARARDLDGITFPLLSDEDLAVHRAWGTFGEKNSYGRIVEGVRRSTFVLDEEGVITHAFYNTKAKGHLEMLDKRLGFSG; translated from the coding sequence ATGACGCATCTCGAGCCCGGCATGCCCGCTCCCGAGTTCACGCTGCCCGACCAGGACGGCGCATCCGTCTCGCTGGCCGACCTGCGCGGGCGCAAGGCCATCGTGTACTTCTACCCCGAGGCGATGACCGTCGCGTGCAAGCAGCAGGCGTGCGACTTCCGCGACCGGCTGCCCGACCTCTCGTCGCACGGCTACGCCGTCGTCGGCATCTCTCGGGATCCCGTCGAGAAGCTCGCGCGGGCGCGCGACCTCGACGGCATCACGTTCCCGCTGCTGAGCGACGAGGATCTCGCGGTGCACCGCGCGTGGGGCACGTTCGGCGAGAAGAACAGCTACGGCCGCATCGTCGAAGGCGTGCGCCGCTCGACCTTCGTGCTCGACGAGGAGGGCGTGATCACGCACGCCTTCTACAACACGAAGGCCAAGGGGCACCTCGAGATGCTCGACAAGCGGCTGGGGTTCTCGGGCTGA
- a CDS encoding WhiB family transcriptional regulator, producing the protein MDWRDDAACLTVDPELFFPVGNTGPALEQIEKAKAVCATCPVTEMCLQYALETNQDSGVWGGLSEDERRALKRRAARARRAG; encoded by the coding sequence ATGGATTGGCGTGATGACGCTGCCTGCCTCACGGTGGACCCCGAGCTGTTCTTCCCGGTCGGCAACACCGGTCCTGCGCTCGAGCAGATCGAGAAGGCCAAGGCCGTCTGCGCGACCTGCCCGGTGACCGAGATGTGCCTGCAGTACGCACTCGAGACCAACCAGGACTCGGGCGTGTGGGGCGGCCTCTCCGAGGACGAGCGCCGCGCCCTCAAGCGTCGCGCCGCGCGCGCCCGCCGCGCCGGCTGA
- a CDS encoding MMPL family transporter — protein MSTWLARIGAASMRRAWLVIVAWIVLLGGVLGGALALGPNMQESFEIPGTESQEALDHLGSVFPQVAGSSVQVVVRADDGVAAHRDAIIEQAEAMADVELVAQAVDPWSEYANEQISADGTVAYTRVQFEPTDGAKPSTLDEVVATADALRADGVQVEFAGQVFQSQSVGVTIVEVFGVVFAGVVLFVTFWSLLAAGMPLITALVGVGITMGGVLGASALVTVSNSAPLMALMIGLAVGIDYALFILSRHRSQLARGMGVIESGSLAVGTSGTAVVFAGITVIVALVGLLIVNIPFLSVMAIGAAGSVAIAIAAATTLLPAIMALAGERLRPKDGGRAHRLALRDVDAQPTLGMRWVTQVAKRPVLAIVGVVVVTGVAALPAASLQLALPDNGREAAGSTQRIANDTLQEAFGAGTTGPLVVMLDITQVTDVMGTIDAVADDLERVPGVGRIAGAFPDATVDTAIVQVIPTTGPADPATVEVVHALRAIAADVEAEHGTPMSVTGATAVQIDLSQRLADALVPFGLVVVSLSVLILLLVFRSILVPLTAALGFVLSVVAAFGATVAIFQWGWGADLLHFEEGPILSFMPVLTMSVLFGLAMDYQMFLVSGMREAYAHGHDARSAVRHGFAANARVVTAAALIMFFVFFAFVPEGMAMIKAIAFGLAFGVAVDAFLVRMTLVPALMTLMGERAWWLPRWLDRALPEMDVEGESLGRHRATLAWAADAGGHLALERLRPEIGHDEPGDASWTLVAPRGAVVRLGGRFADRQRLAHALVADIRAAGHAHVGGAALPGDAARLRERIALIDLDLADGSAAGTAHQAARAALALRSPFAVGPVLDRRAAALIERAAEAAGTPIDADAPMARLAPRERAAVLLAIAMERTPSVVWIDAASGAPAGAAAIAARLGGDDMTIVTSEPAPEAHGRPALELVPASAAEEDRAAAAAASAARGTDPDTDTGETPTEALATTGADR, from the coding sequence ATGTCCACCTGGCTCGCCCGCATCGGCGCCGCATCCATGCGCCGCGCCTGGCTCGTCATCGTCGCCTGGATCGTGCTGCTCGGCGGCGTGCTCGGCGGTGCCCTCGCGCTCGGGCCGAACATGCAGGAGTCGTTCGAGATCCCCGGCACCGAGTCGCAGGAGGCGCTCGACCACCTCGGCAGCGTCTTCCCGCAGGTCGCGGGCAGCTCGGTGCAGGTCGTCGTGCGCGCCGACGACGGCGTCGCTGCGCACCGCGACGCGATCATCGAGCAGGCCGAGGCGATGGCCGACGTCGAGCTCGTGGCGCAGGCGGTCGACCCGTGGAGCGAGTACGCGAACGAGCAGATCTCCGCCGACGGCACGGTCGCCTACACGCGCGTGCAGTTCGAGCCGACCGACGGCGCGAAGCCGTCGACCCTCGACGAGGTGGTGGCGACGGCGGATGCGCTGCGTGCGGACGGAGTCCAGGTCGAGTTCGCCGGGCAGGTCTTCCAGTCGCAGTCGGTGGGCGTCACGATCGTCGAGGTCTTCGGCGTCGTCTTCGCGGGCGTCGTGCTGTTCGTGACCTTCTGGTCGCTGCTCGCGGCCGGCATGCCGCTCATCACCGCGCTCGTCGGCGTCGGCATCACGATGGGCGGCGTGCTCGGCGCCTCGGCGCTCGTGACGGTGTCGAACTCGGCGCCGCTCATGGCGCTCATGATCGGCCTCGCGGTCGGCATCGACTACGCCCTGTTCATCCTCTCGCGCCACCGCTCGCAGCTCGCGCGCGGCATGGGCGTCATCGAGTCGGGTTCGCTCGCCGTCGGCACCTCCGGCACCGCGGTCGTGTTCGCCGGCATCACGGTGATCGTCGCGCTCGTGGGACTCCTCATCGTCAACATCCCGTTCCTCTCGGTCATGGCGATCGGCGCGGCCGGCTCCGTCGCGATCGCGATCGCCGCCGCGACGACGCTGCTGCCGGCGATCATGGCCCTCGCGGGCGAGCGGCTCCGGCCGAAGGATGGCGGCCGCGCGCACCGGCTCGCGCTCCGCGACGTCGATGCGCAGCCGACGCTTGGGATGCGCTGGGTCACGCAGGTCGCCAAGCGGCCCGTGCTCGCCATCGTCGGCGTCGTCGTCGTGACGGGCGTCGCGGCGCTCCCCGCCGCCTCGCTGCAGCTCGCGCTCCCGGACAACGGCCGCGAGGCCGCCGGCAGCACGCAGCGCATCGCGAACGACACGCTGCAGGAGGCCTTCGGCGCCGGCACGACCGGCCCCCTCGTCGTCATGCTCGACATCACCCAGGTGACCGACGTCATGGGCACGATCGACGCCGTCGCCGACGACCTCGAGCGGGTGCCGGGCGTCGGCCGCATCGCCGGGGCGTTCCCCGACGCGACGGTCGACACCGCGATCGTGCAGGTCATCCCGACGACCGGCCCCGCCGACCCCGCGACCGTCGAGGTCGTGCACGCGCTCCGCGCCATCGCCGCCGACGTCGAGGCGGAGCACGGCACGCCGATGTCGGTCACCGGCGCGACCGCCGTGCAGATCGACCTCTCGCAGCGCCTCGCCGACGCCCTCGTGCCGTTCGGCCTCGTCGTCGTGTCGCTCTCGGTGCTCATCCTGCTGCTCGTCTTCCGCTCGATCCTCGTGCCGCTGACCGCAGCGCTCGGCTTCGTGCTCTCGGTCGTCGCCGCGTTCGGCGCGACGGTCGCGATCTTCCAGTGGGGCTGGGGCGCCGACCTGCTGCACTTCGAGGAGGGGCCGATCCTCTCGTTCATGCCGGTGCTGACGATGTCGGTGCTGTTCGGCCTCGCGATGGACTACCAGATGTTCCTCGTCTCCGGCATGCGCGAGGCCTACGCGCACGGGCACGACGCCCGCAGCGCCGTGCGGCACGGCTTCGCCGCGAACGCGCGCGTCGTCACGGCCGCCGCGCTCATCATGTTCTTCGTCTTCTTCGCGTTCGTGCCCGAGGGCATGGCGATGATCAAGGCGATCGCCTTCGGCCTCGCGTTCGGCGTCGCCGTCGACGCGTTCCTCGTGCGCATGACGCTCGTGCCGGCGCTCATGACCCTCATGGGGGAGCGCGCGTGGTGGCTGCCGCGCTGGCTCGACCGCGCGCTCCCCGAGATGGACGTCGAGGGCGAGAGCCTGGGCCGGCACCGCGCCACCCTGGCGTGGGCGGCGGATGCGGGCGGTCACCTCGCGCTCGAGCGGCTGCGGCCCGAGATCGGCCACGACGAGCCCGGGGACGCGTCGTGGACGCTCGTCGCCCCGCGCGGCGCGGTCGTGCGCCTCGGCGGCCGCTTCGCCGATCGGCAGCGGCTCGCGCACGCGCTCGTCGCCGACATCCGCGCGGCCGGGCACGCCCACGTCGGCGGCGCGGCGCTGCCCGGCGACGCCGCGCGGCTGCGCGAGCGCATCGCCCTGATCGACCTCGACCTCGCCGACGGCAGCGCCGCCGGCACGGCGCACCAGGCGGCCCGCGCCGCGCTCGCGCTGCGCAGCCCCTTCGCCGTCGGTCCCGTGCTCGACCGCCGCGCCGCCGCGCTCATCGAGCGTGCGGCCGAGGCCGCGGGGACGCCGATCGACGCTGACGCGCCCATGGCGCGCCTCGCACCGCGCGAGCGCGCCGCGGTGCTGCTGGCCATCGCGATGGAGCGCACGCCGAGCGTCGTCTGGATCGACGCCGCGAGCGGTGCGCCCGCCGGCGCCGCTGCGATCGCCGCGCGCCTAGGAGGCGACGACATGACGATCGTCACGAGCGAGCCGGCGCCCGAGGCGCACGGCCGCCCCGCGCTCGAGCTCGTGCCCGCGAGCGCGGCGGAGGAGGATCGCGCCGCGGCAGCCGCCGCATCCGCCGCCCGAGGCACGGACCCCGACACCGACACCGGCGAGACGCCCACCGAGGCGCTCGCGACCACGGGAGCTGACCGATGA
- a CDS encoding PfkB family carbohydrate kinase produces MPEPVVVIGDALVDEVDGASIVGGAALNVAVGLARLGVPARLVAMVGDDGPGRLVRAHCERHGVDLIATDAPHGTAVARAERDGGTMRYAFTEAGQRRFVDLAGLGGMLGAAPLVVVSCLALEHEAQVAPLLELDRSRERLLVDPNARPGYLTADGARERFAAGLDALAARALLVKVSDEDTELVYGEDADETAARWLAAGTGAVAVTRGAAGARIATAAGTVDAPVPHLAAPIVDTIGAGDAVLASLTASVAAGDHEGGWAGPLERAMAVAAATTRAAGGLLQLPP; encoded by the coding sequence ATGCCCGAGCCGGTCGTCGTCATCGGCGATGCGCTCGTCGACGAGGTCGACGGCGCGTCGATCGTCGGCGGCGCCGCGCTCAACGTCGCCGTCGGGCTTGCGCGGCTGGGCGTGCCGGCGCGGCTCGTGGCGATGGTCGGCGACGACGGCCCCGGGCGGCTCGTGCGTGCGCACTGCGAGCGCCACGGCGTCGACCTGATCGCGACGGATGCGCCCCACGGCACCGCGGTCGCCCGCGCCGAGCGCGATGGCGGCACCATGCGGTACGCCTTCACCGAGGCGGGGCAGCGGCGGTTCGTCGACCTCGCCGGGCTCGGCGGCATGCTGGGCGCGGCTCCCCTCGTGGTGGTCTCGTGCCTCGCGCTCGAGCACGAGGCGCAGGTCGCCCCGCTGCTCGAGCTCGACCGCTCCCGCGAGCGGCTGCTCGTCGACCCGAACGCGCGCCCCGGCTACCTCACCGCCGACGGCGCGCGCGAGCGCTTCGCCGCCGGGCTCGACGCGCTCGCCGCGCGGGCGCTCCTCGTGAAGGTGAGCGACGAGGACACCGAGCTCGTCTACGGTGAGGACGCCGACGAGACCGCCGCCCGCTGGCTCGCCGCGGGCACCGGCGCGGTCGCCGTCACGCGCGGCGCGGCGGGCGCCCGCATCGCGACCGCGGCAGGCACCGTCGACGCGCCCGTGCCCCACCTCGCGGCGCCCATCGTCGACACGATCGGGGCGGGGGACGCCGTGCTCGCCTCCCTCACCGCATCCGTCGCCGCCGGTGACCACGAGGGCGGATGGGCGGGGCCGCTCGAGCGCGCGATGGCCGTCGCGGCCGCCACGACGCGCGCCGCGGGCGGGCTGCTGCAGCTGCCTCCGTGA
- a CDS encoding TetR/AcrR family transcriptional regulator, producing the protein MTTRDEIIRAALERFARFGYLGSSIQQIADDVGTSKSSVLYHFDSKEALLEAAMQPTMDALTELIEALPELHDDKVAAAPGLVTRFVDTLMAHSAAVSIFVTQRGALREVPAIVRGNAIVDAIASTLVLEAPTTRTLTRLSIGLAGVAFILADASETAHEHPSPEEMREIFIETLLELCMPDALPAAAGSTRTEGEDA; encoded by the coding sequence GTGACCACCCGCGACGAGATCATCCGGGCCGCGCTCGAGCGCTTCGCCCGCTTCGGCTACCTCGGCTCCTCCATCCAGCAGATCGCCGACGACGTCGGCACCTCGAAGTCGTCGGTGCTCTACCACTTCGACTCGAAGGAAGCGCTGCTCGAGGCGGCGATGCAGCCGACGATGGATGCCCTCACCGAGCTCATCGAGGCGCTGCCCGAGCTGCACGACGACAAGGTCGCCGCCGCGCCGGGACTCGTCACGCGCTTCGTCGACACGCTCATGGCGCACAGCGCCGCCGTCTCGATCTTCGTCACGCAGCGCGGCGCGCTGCGCGAGGTGCCGGCGATCGTGCGCGGCAACGCGATCGTCGACGCGATCGCCTCGACCCTCGTGCTGGAGGCCCCCACGACGCGCACGCTCACGCGGCTCTCGATCGGCCTTGCCGGCGTCGCGTTCATCCTCGCCGATGCGAGCGAGACCGCGCACGAGCACCCGAGCCCCGAGGAGATGCGCGAGATCTTCATCGAGACGCTGCTCGAGCTCTGCATGCCCGACGCGCTCCCGGCCGCGGCCGGGAGCACCCGCACCGAAGGGGAGGACGCCTGA
- a CDS encoding pyridoxal phosphate-dependent aminotransferase — MPLKSLDQSSKLKHVLYEIRGPIAAEAARLEAEGHRILKLNIGNPAPFGFETPDTIVQDMIANLPLAEGYSDSKGVLSARRAVVTRYEGVEGFPPLTVDDVYLGNGVSELITMTMQALLDAGDEVLIPAPDYPLWTAMTSLGGGTPIHYLTDEANGWAPDLDDIAAKITPRTKAIVVINPNNPTGAVYSREVLQGIVDLAREHSLLVLADEIYDRILYDDAEHVSIATLAPDLLTLTYNGLSKTYRAAGFRAAWLAITGPKEHARGFLEGLTLLASTRLCPNVPAQYGIQVALGGHQSIEDLILPGGRLLEQRDAAVQGLRSIPGVSVVNPLGALYVFPRLDPEVHEIHDDAQFALDLLRQERILVTHGTGFNWPTPDHFRIVTLPWKRDLDLAVERIGNFLASYRQ; from the coding sequence ATGCCGCTGAAGTCGCTCGACCAGTCATCCAAGCTCAAGCACGTCCTCTACGAGATCCGCGGCCCGATCGCCGCCGAGGCCGCGCGGCTGGAGGCCGAGGGGCACCGCATCCTCAAGCTCAACATCGGCAACCCCGCGCCGTTCGGGTTCGAGACGCCCGACACGATCGTGCAGGACATGATCGCCAACCTGCCGCTCGCCGAGGGCTACTCCGACTCGAAGGGCGTGCTCTCGGCGCGCCGTGCGGTGGTCACGCGCTACGAGGGCGTCGAGGGCTTCCCGCCGCTGACCGTCGACGACGTCTACCTCGGCAACGGGGTGAGCGAGCTCATCACCATGACGATGCAGGCGCTGCTCGACGCGGGCGACGAGGTCTTGATCCCCGCGCCCGACTACCCGCTGTGGACGGCGATGACGTCGCTCGGCGGCGGCACGCCCATCCACTACCTCACCGACGAGGCGAACGGGTGGGCGCCCGACCTCGACGACATCGCGGCGAAGATCACGCCGCGCACGAAGGCGATCGTCGTCATCAACCCCAACAACCCCACGGGCGCCGTCTACTCCCGCGAGGTGCTGCAGGGCATCGTCGACCTCGCGCGCGAGCACTCGCTGCTCGTGCTCGCCGACGAGATCTACGACCGCATCCTCTACGACGACGCCGAGCACGTCTCGATCGCGACGCTCGCGCCCGACCTGCTGACGCTCACGTACAACGGGCTGTCGAAGACCTACCGCGCCGCCGGCTTCCGCGCCGCGTGGCTCGCGATCACCGGGCCGAAGGAGCACGCGCGCGGCTTCCTCGAGGGGCTCACGCTGCTGGCCTCGACGCGGCTGTGCCCGAACGTGCCTGCGCAGTACGGCATCCAGGTCGCCCTCGGCGGACACCAGTCGATCGAGGACCTGATCCTGCCCGGCGGCCGACTGCTCGAGCAGCGAGATGCAGCGGTGCAGGGGCTGCGGTCGATCCCGGGCGTGAGCGTCGTCAATCCGCTCGGCGCCCTCTACGTCTTCCCCCGGCTCGACCCCGAGGTGCACGAGATCCACGACGACGCGCAGTTCGCGCTCGACCTGCTGCGGCAGGAGCGGATCCTCGTGACGCACGGCACGGGCTTCAACTGGCCGACGCCCGACCACTTCCGCATCGTCACGCTCCCCTGGAAGCGCGACCTCGATCTCGCGGTCGAGCGGATCGGCAACTTCCTGGCGTCCTACCGGCAGTAG